In Juglans regia cultivar Chandler chromosome 5, Walnut 2.0, whole genome shotgun sequence, the following are encoded in one genomic region:
- the LOC108988930 gene encoding translation initiation factor eIF-2B subunit beta-like produces MPDVQALVNDFLNKLKKRKIEGSRATARQTAEMLRLVISQQRSPYTNQAGTLIDAVRAVGEQLIAANPLELAVGNIVRRILHIIREEDLSLTTAAIAGLGLSAGSDDEDDTDQDIHPVLSGASLAAAARSTLRPPSLQTLLEDVPDSAAIPHTSSSGCDSEGKSKSADRSSRTWKLKHDVIEAVNELIQDIATCHEQIAEQAVEHIHQNEVILTLGSSRTVLEFLCAAKEKQRSFRVFVAEGAPRYQGHLLAKELVTRGLQTTLITDSAVFAMISRVNMVIVGAHAVMANGGVIAPVGLNMVALAAQRHAVPFVVLAGSHKLCPLYPHNPAVLLNELRSPSELLDFGEFSDCLDFGSGTSSLLHVVNPTFDYVPPKLVSLFITDTGGHNPSYMYRLIADYYSADDLVVQQRPTGN; encoded by the exons ATGCCGGATGTGCAGGCCCTTGTGAATGATTTCCTTAATAAGCTTAAGAAACG TAAAATTGAGGGCTCAAGGGCAACGGCAAGGCAGACGGCTGAAATGCTTCGGTTGGTGATTTCACAGCAGCGAAGTCCCTACACAAACCAGGCTGGCACTTTGATTGATGCTGTAAGGGCGGTTGGGGAGCAGCTGATTGCTGCAAATCCTCTTG AGCTTGCTGTTGGTAATATTGTGAGGCGAATTCTGCATATTATTAGGGAGGAGGATCTCTCTCTCACAACGGCTGCTATAGCTGGTTTGGGCTTATCAGCTGGtagtgatgatgaagatgacactGATCAAGATATTCATCCAGTTCTATCAGGTGCTTCTCTTGCTGCTGCTGCAAGAAGCACATTGCGTCCACCTTCCTTGCAAACCCTTCTCGAGGATGTTCCTGACTCAGCAGCTATTCCTCACACTTCTTCATCTGGGTGTGATTCTGAAGGAAAAAGCAAAT CTGCTGATAGAAGTTCAAGAACTTGGAAGCTGAAGCATGATGTCATTGAAGCAGTTAATGAGCTCATTCAAGATATTGCCACTTGTCATGAACAGATTGCCGAGCAAGCAGTAGAGCACATTCATCAAAA tGAGGTAATATTAACTTTAGGAAGTTCAAGAACGGTATTGGAATTTCTTTGTGCCGCAAAGGAGAAACAAAGATCATTTCGGGTGTTTGTTGCAGAGGGTGCACCAAG GTATCAGGGACATCTTCTCGCAAAAGAATTGGTCACAAGAGGATTACAAACCACCCTAATTACTGATTCTGCAGTCTTTGCCATGATTTCTAGGGTGAACATG GTTATAGTTGGAGCACATGCTGTCATGGCCAATGGTGGGGTCATAGCACCGGTTGGGTTGAATATGGTTGCACTTGCAGCTCAAAGGCATGCAGTCCCTTTTGTTGTACTTGCTGGTAGTCACAAG TTGTGCCCACTGTATCCACACAATCCTGCGGTCTTGTTAAATGAGCTGAGATCCCCTTCTGAGCTGCTGGATTTTGGAGAATTCTCAGATTGCCTGGATTTTGGAAGTGGCACTTCTTCTCTACTTCATGTGGTCAATCCGACATTTGATTACGTGCCACCAAAACTCGTTAGCCTTTTTATTACTGACAC AGGAGGGCACAATCCATCATACATGTATCGCCTCATTGCTGATTATTACTCTGCTGATGATTTGGTGGTACAACAAAGGCCTACAGGGAATTGA
- the LOC108988975 gene encoding E3 ubiquitin-protein ligase DIS1-like has translation MASANPFFDDMRSKPEVIDPPQSEDMMDVGENVNDTASNSLKPNVAVSSSVRELLECPVCLNAMYPPIHQCSNGHTLCSGCKPRVHNRCPTCRHELGNIRCLALEKVAASLELPCKYQSFGCMGIYPYYSKLKHESQCIYRPYNCPYAGSECTVIGDIPSLVAHLKDDHKVDMHSGSTFNHRYVKSNPQEVENATWMLTVFSCFGQYFCLHFEAFQLGMAPVYIAFLRFMGDDDEAKNYSYSLEVGGNGRKMIWQGVPRSIRDSHRKVRDSFDGLIIQRNMALFFSGGDRKELKLRVTGRIWKEQ, from the exons ATGGCATCGGCGAATCCTTTTTTTGATGACATGCGGAGCAAGCCTGAGGTTATCGATCCTCCTCAAAGTGAAGACATGATGGATGTTGGTGAAAATGTGAATGATACTGCTTCAAATTCTCTAAAACCTAATGTGGCAGTTTCTAGCAGTGTCCGTGAGCTGTTGGAGTGCCCTGTGTGCTTAAATGCCATGTACCCTCCTATCCATCAG TGTTCAAATGGTCACACATTGTGTTCTGGTTGCAAACCCAGGGTGCACAACCGGTGTCCTACCTGCAGGCATGAACTTGGCAATATAAGATGTCTTGCATTGGAGAAGGTTGCTGCTTCTCTGGAACTTCCATGTAAATATCAGAGTTTTGGGTGCATGGGTATATACCCATATTACAGCAAACTTAAACATGAATCTCAATGCATCTATAGACCCTACAACTGTCCCTATGCTGGATCAGAATGCACTGTCATTGGTGATATTCCTTCTCTGGTGGCCCACTTGAAAGATGATCATAAAGTTGACATGCACAGTGGCAGCACTTTCAACCATCGCTATGTCAAATCAAATCCACAGGAGGTTGAAAATGCCACATGGATGCTGACG GTCTTCAGTTGCTTTGGTCAGTACTTTTGTCTGCATTTTGAAGCTTTTCAGCTTGGGATGGCTCCAGTTTACATAGCATTCTTGCGGTTTATGGGCGATGATGATGAGGCGAAGAACTACAGCTACAGCTTAGAGGTTGGTGGAAATGGCAGGAAGATGATTTGGCAAGGGGTACCTAGAAGCATTAGGGACAGCCATCGGAAGGTTCGTGACAGTTTTGATGGTCTCATCATCCAACGCAACATGGCTCTCTTCTTCTCCGGGGGAGACCGGAAGGAATTAAAGCTTAGGGTGACTGGTAGGATTTGGAAAGAGCAGTGA
- the LOC108988959 gene encoding stearoyl-[acyl-carrier-protein] 9-desaturase, chloroplastic-like: MDVIKLNCFKTFQSLVSHSPPPMSAQRSPKFSMTSTLHSRSRRDKDSPSSPSQASVILARTMPPEKIEIFKSMEGWARNNIVTLLKPVNKSWQPQDFLPDPTSDGFFEQINELRKRTKDIPDEYLIVLAGDMITEEALPTYQAKINGTEIFHDVTGVDNTPWAIWARGWTAEENRHGDLLNKYLFLSGRVDMRQIEKTTQYLLGSGMDAGLGQNPYLFTIYTSFQERATFISHGNTARLAKRHGDPILAQICGTIASDEKRHEIAYTKIVEKLFELDPNETVVAFADMMRRKISMPACLMYDGEHNNLFSHFANVASRIGVYTARDYREILQHLVAKWNVEKLSGLSSEGREAQDFVCGLAQRMQRVEERVLALAEKASSIRFTWIAARQM; encoded by the exons ATGGATGTAATTAAACTCAATTGCTTCAAGACCTTTCAATCCCTAGTTTCACATTCTCCTCCACCTATGAGTGCTCAGAGATCTCCCAAGTTTTCTATGACTTCTACCCTACACTCCAGATCTAG GCGGGACAAAGATTCTCCAAGCTCTCCTAGCCAAGCAAGTGTTATCTTAGCCCGCACCATGCCACCGGAAAAGATTGAAATATTCAAGTCCATGGAAGGATGGGCTAGAAATAACATCGTAACTCTCCTAAAACCTGTGAACAAATCTTGGCAACCACAGGACTTTTTGCCAGATCCTACCTCAGATGGATTTTTTGAGCAAATCAATGAATTGAGGAAACGAACAAAGGACATTCCGGACGAGTACTTGATTGTCTTAGCCGGCGATATGATCACAGAAGAAGCCCTTCCAACTTACCAAGCAAAAATCAATGGCACAGAAATTTTTCACGATGTAACAGGCGTAGACAACACACCTTGGGCAATATGGGCAAGGGGATGGACTGCTGAAGAAAATAGGCATGGTGATCTTTTGAACAAGTACCTCTTCCTTTCCGGACGAGTGGACATGAGACAGATCGAGAAGACAACACAATATCTGCTTGGGTCGGGAATG GATGCCGGTCTAGGGCAAAATCCCTACCTTTTCACCATCTACACATCGTTCCAAGAAAGAGCAACATTTATCTCCCATGGTAACACAGCCAGGCTTGCCAAGAGGCATGGGGATCCAATACTTGCCCAGATATGTGGCACAATTGCCTCAGACGAGAAGCGCCACGAAATTGCTTATACCAAAATAGTTGAGAAACTTTTCGAGCTTGACCCAAATGAAACAGTTGTGGCCTTTGCCGACATGATGAGGAGGAAAATATCAATGCCAGCCTGCTTAATGTATGATGGTGAACACAACAACCTATTTTCTCACTTTGCTAATGTTGCCTCTCGGATTGGAGTCTACACAGCAAGAGACTACAGAGAAATCCTCCAACATTTGGTTGCAAAATGGAATGTGGAGAAGCTAAGTGGACTGTCGAGTGAAGGACGAGAAGCCCAGGACTTTGTCTGTGGATTAGCTCAAAGAATGCAAAGGGTTGAGGAGAGAGTTCTGGCACTAGCCGAAAAAGCATCCTCCATTCGTTTCACCTGGATTGCTGCTAGGCAGATGTAA